From the Theobroma cacao cultivar B97-61/B2 chromosome 2, Criollo_cocoa_genome_V2, whole genome shotgun sequence genome, one window contains:
- the LOC18608271 gene encoding metacaspase-3 — protein sequence MARRERCSGCGLYLLVPPEAQTIRCAVCQAITNTNTQVTSNIRPNGHWGHVHDSFIGPGWTSYPGAGTYGIPYVYAPHQRPPQPTPSLSPVPVHGRKRALLCGVNYHGKSYRLKGSINDVKCMKYLLVEKLGFPNDSILMLTEDETDRFKIPTKQNIRKALRWLVYGCQSGDSLVFHFSGHGARQLDYNHDEVDGYDEALCPLDHETEGNIIDDEINDTIVRPLPRGATLHAIVDACYSGTVLDLPYVCRMNKEGFYIWEDQRNPLFYKGTSGGLAFCFSACDDNQISTDTTAFTGTNTRTGAMTFSFIQAVQNEPRLTYGRLLNAMRNAIRDVKAGLRLNGPIAALINKVLFGTTTQEPQLSSSEKFDIYSKQFVL from the exons ATGGCAAGAAGAGAACGATGCAGTGGATGTGGGCTGTACCTGCTGGTTCCACCAGAGGCACAAACTATCCGTTGTGCCGTCTGCCAAGCCATTACCAATACCAACACGCAAGTTACCAGCAACATTCGGCCCAATGGCCATTGGGGTCATGTCCATGACTCATTTATAGGACCAGGGTGGACCag CTATCCTGGAGCAGGGACATATGGAATTCCCTATGTGTATGCTCCTCATCAGCGGCCTCCGCAGCCAACACCTTCTCTATCTCCTGTTCCAGTGCACGGAAGGAAAAGGGCACTTCTTTGCGGAGTAAATTACCATGGCAAGAGTTACAGGCTCAAAGGAAGCATCAACGATGTCAAGTGTATGAAGTACCTTCTTGTAGAGAAACTGGGGTTTCCTAATGACTCCATACTCATGCTCACAG AAGATGAGACAGATCGTTTCAAGATCCCAACAAAACAGAACATCCGAAAAGCCCTGAGATGGCTGGTCTATGGTTGCCAGTCAGGGGACTCGTTAGTGTTTCACTTCTCTGGCCATGGCGCGCGCCAACTTGATTATAACCATGACGAGGTTGATGGGTACGATGAAGCCTTGTGCCCTCTCGATCATGAGACCGAAGGGAATATAATCGATGATGAAATAAATGACACCATTGTAAGGCCACTGCCTCGAGGAGCCACACTGCATGCAATCGTTGATGCCTGCTACAGCGGAACTGTTCTTGATCTGCCCTATGTTTGCAGGATGAACAA GGAAGGGTTCTATATATGGGAAGATCAGAGAAACCCTTTATTTTACAAGGGTACAAGTGGTGGACTAGCCTTCTGTTTTAGTGCTTGTGATGATAATCAAATCTCTACGGATACCACT GCTTTCACTGGAACAAATACCAGGACCGGTGCCATGACATTCAGCTTCATCCAAGCTGTGCAAAATGAGCCTCGATTAACGTATGGCCGCTTGCTTAATGCAATGCGCAATGCGATTCGTGATGTTAAAGCTGGTTTACGCCTAAATGGTCCGATTGCAGCTCTCATTAATAAAGTATTGTTTGGAACAACAACACAG GAGCCACAGCTATCTTCATCCGAGAAATTCGATATCTACTCAAAGCAGTTTGTGCTGTAG
- the LOC18608272 gene encoding uncharacterized protein LOC18608272, with protein sequence MGIMENSPTAIAPLLLRNMVTSIFIYADKSLLNLAGKYKLLELIRAVVITFFLFFLRLLPSLIPSTLHPQADDYTFKHPQNHSYVAAAYGVGDSGIARALSQLLSIVNDIPVSSRKYEIVRSLAERLIEENRKEDVEALREVNRTVLSAAFARTLRQLEAAMVELGQDTVGLDAPEPGPVRYRLNRVLRAIRSVGDGVWSRVGMGREDVNRSGNSAQKLAAELLWLAQKLAACGFEEEAVERWASTSKMAWLSLSAEPRVQCSLVKVSAFLFKQAKDMGLEVEETEEGNKENLRQTKLKMLTSWLPLLCRASNGTDAPVLSISERAELEKLLEETIEMLEQEEQEQVLSLWLHHFTHSPSSDWPNLHESYARWCTTSRKLLLLR encoded by the exons atgGGCATAATGGAAAACTCGCCAACTGCCATAGCCCCTTTGCTACTCAGAAATATGGTAACttctatatttatttatgctgACAAATCCCTCTTGAACTTAGCAGGAAAATACAAGCTACTTGAACTAATTCGTGCTGTTGTCATCActttttttctattctttctgCGCTTACTTCCTTCTCTGATCCCTTCTACTTTACACCCTCAAGCCGATGATTACACGTTTAAGCACCCCCAGAACCATAGCTACGTGGCTGCAGCCTATGGGGTTGGCGACTCGGGAATCGCTCGTGCGCTTTCACAGCTACTATCTATCGTTAATGACATTCCTGTTAGCTCAAGAAAGTATGAAATTGTTCGATCTTTAGCGGAAAGACTTATAGAAGAGAACCGTAAGGAAGACGTCGAAGCTTTGCGTGAAGTCAACCGTACCGTCTTGTCAGCTGCTTTTGCGAGGACTCTTAGACAGCTTGAAGCtgcaatggttgaattggggCAAGACACGGTTGGTCTCGATGCTCCGGAACCTGGACCGGTTCGGTATCGGTTGAACAGGGTTTTACGGGCGATTCGATCGGTTGGAGATGGCGTGTGGAGTAGGGTGGGGATGGGGAGAGAGGATGTGAACCGGTCAGGGAATTCGGCTCAGAAGCTGGCTGCTGAGCTGCTTTGGTTGGCACAGAAGTTAGCCGCTTGTGGGTTTGAGGAAGAGGCTGTTGAGAGGTGGGCGTCAACTTCAAAAATGGCTTGGCTTTCTCTTTCAGCTGAGCCGAGGGTTCAATGTTCCCTGGTTAAGGTTTCGG CATTCTTGTTCAAACAAGCCAAGGATATGGGCCTGGAAGTGGAAGAGACTGAAGAAGGCAACAAAGAGAACCTCAGGCAAACGAAGCTGAAGATGCTAACATCATGGTTGCCATTGCTCTGCAGAGCTAGCAATGGCACCGATGCACCAGTGCTCAGCATAAGTGAAAGAGCTGAACTAGAGAAGTTATTGGAGGAGACCATTGAAATGCTAGAACAAGAGGAGCAAGAGCAAGTACTCTCCTTGTGGCTTCACCACTTCACACATTCACCATCCTCCGACTGGCCCAACCTCCATGAATCATATGCTCGCTGGTGTACCACTTCTCGCAAGCTCTTGCTCCTCCGTTGA